Genomic DNA from candidate division WOR-3 bacterium:
AAGGGGGTTAAAGATAGTTCAAGAAAATCCTTTGATAATAAACGGCAAAAATAGATTTGTTCTTAACGGTGAAATTGCGCATTTTTATCTTTTGTCTCTCAAGACTGAGAAAGATTCAGGATTGTTTGTTGTAGAGAAAACGGATGCAAAGAAGATTGTGAAACCATATTTATTAGGAGTTAAGTCCGCAGGTATTGCTGATATTGATTTTGAAAATTTGCAAATTTCCGAAGAGTCCTTTATAATAAATAGTGCAAATATTACTGGCGCAATGGAAGAAATAAATAGATATTTTGCTCTATGTCTTTCGGCGATAGCGCTGGGCATTGCTCAAGCAGCACTTGAGGCATCAATAAAATACTCAAAAGAACGCCGGCAATTTAACAGGCCAATTTGTGATTTCCCAATGGTCAGGGAAATGCTGGCAGAAATGAGGATAAAAATAGAAGCAGCTAAAGATATCGTTTATGACACTGCAATTAGAGTTGATTCTGGTGAGGATTACGCACTTGCTTCTGATATTGCCCTCGCAACCAGCGCCGAGACTGCAGTTTATTGCGGAATAAAATCAGTCCAGGTATTCGGTGGTTATGGCTATACAAAAGATTATCCGGTTGAGAGATATTTAAGGGATGCAAAAAGCATTCAGGTCATAGGACAGTCTGGTTTTGTTTTGAGAGAGAAAATTGTCAGGAACTTACTTGGTTAGAATAAGGGATTGAGATAAAGGTTTATGAATCAAAGATTACTAATAATTTTAGTAGTTGCAATCTTAATTTCAGTGGGTATGCACCTTTATTCGGTAAATAAGATTACTGCCTTTGTTCGTAATAAAAAAGGCGTCATTCGTTCTCGGATCGACCTTTCAGAATTAAAAGAGGTTATTAACACAAATATGAAGTTGGCGGTTGTTTATATAATTTTCTATATTGCCTTTTTCATAATCACCGCTCTTTTTGCTGACACGGGTTGGTTTTATCAAGCAATATTGACCTGGTTCCTTTTCGGGATAATTACTCTGCCGGTGGGTTTAATTGGCAAACATTATGAGAATAAAATAAAGTCATTACGGATTGAGTCTGATGATGATAAAGAGGTGGCGCGGATATTTGAGACATATCTTGTTCAATGGAAAGAGGCAAGATGGAAACTGCCCGATTGAAAGGCATTTTTTAGAGAGACATTGAAATTTAAAAAAGAATTTATAAAGAATAAAAGACCGTGGATATTTTCAGAAAATGTAGCCGCAGGCTTTAACCTGCGTATAAAATATTAAAAAAGGCGGTGGGTTATGATTTTAAGTGAAAAACACAAAGAATTTAGAGAAAAGGTGCGGGCATTCGCTGATAATGAAGTAGCACCCAGGGCAAAGGAGATTGATAAGAAAGGTGAATTCCCCTGGGATTTGGTAAAGAGAATGGGTGAACTGGGATTCCTTGCCTTGTATATCCCGAAAGAGTATGGTGGCGCCGGGCTTGATGTTCTATCTTATGCAATCGCGGTAGAAGAAATCGGCAGGGTCTGTGGTTCAACCGGGATATTTCTTGCTGCTCATTCTTCTCTCGGTGTATTCCCGATTTATTATGCAGGAACAGAAGAACAGAAACAAAAATGGCTCATCCCATTGGCAAAAGGCGAAAAGATTGGTTCTTTTGGTCTGACCGAACCGAATGCGGGTAGCGATGCTGCCGGAACACAGACAAGGTTCAAACTTGAAGGTGATAGGTATATAATAAATGGGACAAAGCGGTTTATTACTTCAGGACATGTAGCGGATGTGATTATTTTTACCGCCACAAAAGACCCTGCTTTGGGTTATAAAGGTATCTCTGCATTTGTGGTTGAAAAAGGCACACCGGGATTCACACCGGGCAAAGAAGAAGATAAACTTGGCCTACGCGGTTCAATAACTTCAGAACTGATATTTGAAGATTGTGTAATTCCGAAGGAGAATATACTCGGGCAGGAAGGAGATGGGTTCAAAATATTTATGGAAACCCTTGATGGCGGCAGGATTTCAATTGGGGCACTGGCACTGGGTATTGCCCAGGGAGCGCTTGATGCATCTGTAAAATTCGTTCAAGAAAATGGTCTTACAAAAAACCAATCAATCCAGTCAATGATAGCCGAAATGGCGACCGAGATTGAGGCCGCAAGACTATTGGTGTATAATGCTGCACAATTAAAGGATGCGGGTTTACCTTATGTTAAAGAATCGGCAATGGCAAAATATTATGCCTCTACAGTCGGGATGAAGACGACGAGTATGGCGATAGATATACATGGTTTACTTGGCATAACCGATGAATATCCTGTTGAAAGATTCCTGCGTGATGAAAAACTAATGGAGATTGGTGAGGGCACGAGCGAAATTCAAAAGATTGTCATTGCAAGACAGATACTGGGGAAATGAAAATGTCTAAATACCTAAACACCTAAATTCTTAAAATTTTTTGGCATTTAGGTATTATATCTTTCAACAGGATAAGTTTTGGACTTTTCCATTTTAATCTTTAGGTATTTAGGAATTTTGGACTTTTAGGTGTTTTCCGAAAGGGAGGTTATATGAACTTTGATTTAACTGCTGAACAAAAAATGCTACAGGACCAGGTGCGGAAATTTGCCGAAGCCGAACTTGCACCTCTGGCGCCTGAGATTGATAAGACCGGGCAATTCCCCTGGGATAATATAAAAAAATGTGCAAAACAGGGATTACTGGGGATTGTTGTGCCTGAAAAATACGGAGGTTCGGGTCTTGATTTTGTATCACTGGCAATTGCGATAGAAGAAATCTCACGTGTGTGTGCAACAACGGGTGTGATTGTTGCTGTAAATAATTCACTCGTTACTTATCCTATTTTGACCTTTGGAACCGAAGAGCAGAAGCAAAAATACCTTCCACTTTTATGCAGTGGTGAAAAGATTGGTGCAATCGGAATTACTGAACCAAATGCTGGGAGTGATGTAGCCGGAATGGAGACGACGGCGAGACTCGAAGGCGATTATTATGTTTTGAACGGCACCAAGAGATTTATTACCAATGGAACCGAGGCAGGAATCTATGTAGTATTCGCATATACCAATAAAGAATTAAAACATAAAGGAATGAGTGCATTTATTGTTGAAAGGGGTACCCCAGGATTTACACTCGGCAAGCATGAGGATTTGATGGGTATAAGGGCAAGTGGTAATTGTGAGTTAATATTTGAGGACTGCAAGATCCCAAAGTCAAATTTGCTGGGAAAAGAAGGGGATGGTTTCAAGATTTGTATGAACACCCTTGATGTATCAAGGGTTGATATTGGTGCCCAGGCAGTTGGAGTCTCACAGGCAGCACTTGAAGCAGCAATAAAGTATTCTAAGGAAAGAAAGGCATTTGGTCAACCAATTTGTGAATTTGAAATGATACAGTCCATGCTGGCTGAGATGGCAACCCAGATTCATGCGGCGAGATTGCTTGTCTATTACGCGGGCTATTGCAAAGATAAAGGTATGCCGAGATTTTCAAAAGAATCAGCAATGTGTAAATATTACGCTGCGACAATCGCCGTTGATGTTACAAGAAAGGCAGTGCAGATTTTTGGTGGGTATGGTTATACAAAAGATTATGCTGTTGAGCGATTTTATAGAGATGCCAAGATTCTTGAACTCTACGAAGGCACGAGCGAAATTCAGAAGATTGTGATAGCGAGGGAATTGATTAAATAAAAATACCTAAATACCTAAACGCCTAAATTCCTAAAAATTTTAGATAATAAGGCTCTTTATATTCTTTAGTTTCACTTTTAGGTATTTAGAAATTTTGGACTTTTAGGTATTTTTAAAAGGGAGGTCATTTGAATATCATTGTCTGCATAAAAAGGGTGCCTCAGACTGCTGAGGCAGATGTTAAAATAGATTCCAGTGGGAAGGATATTATTAAAGAGCGGCTTGCCTTTGATATGAACGAATCGGATAGTTATGCCCTTGAAGAAGCGATACTTTTGAAAGAAAAGTATGGTGGTTCGGTAACGGTTATCAGTTTTGGTTATCCGGATACAGAAGATACTTTAAGGATTGCATTAGCAAAGGGTGGTGACTCGGCAATAAGGATAAAGGCAGAAGAGATGGGGGAGACTGATGGGTACAAGACGGCAAAGGTCTTGAGCTCAGTTATAAAGGGATTGAACTATGATTTGGTCTTAACGGGTTGTATGGCGACCGATGATGGATATTCAATGGTCGGCCAGACCCTCGCAGAGTTATTAGGAATTCCGCATGCTACACTTGTTACAAAACTCGAAGTAAGTGATAAAAAATTGCAGGTGCACCGGGAACTTGAAGGAGGTTTGCTTGAGCATCTTGAATTAAGTTTACCTGCGTTAGTTACGATACAAACCGGTATTAATACGCCACGTTTTGCTTCACTGATTGCCATTCGGCGTGCAGCAAGCAAAGAGATTAAGACAATTGGAAAAAGCGAACTACCATCGGATATTGATACACATTCTATACTTGAAGAGTTATTTTTGCCCCCGGTCGGTAAGCGGGCTGAGATTTTAACCGGCAGTGCTGATGAAGTGGCAACAAAGATTGCAGGTATCATTAAAGAAAAAGGACTTTTGTGAACAATTGTAGCGGTGTGGTGCATCGCAAATCTGTAGCGGTGTGATTCATCACACAAATTAAGGAGATACTATGGCAGAAATATTTACCTTGGTTGAACACCGTCAGGGAACAATAAGGGATATAACATTTGAATTATTAACCCTGGGTAGAAGAATTGCCCAGAGTTTAAATACAAAATGCACAGCAATATTATTGACCGATGATGCAGAAAAATTCATCAATCAGATAAAAACCCAGGCAGATCGTATCATTGTTATGGAAAATGGTTTATTCAAAGATTTTAATGCTGAAGTTTATCAGATTGCGCTCGCAGAAATTTTCAAGAAGGAATCTCCGTTTTTGGTGATTATCGGGCATACTGCAATGGGTATGGATTTGGGACCTGCACTTGCTACAAATTTGAATATACCGTTTTCCACTGACTGTCTGGATGTCCAGGTCGTTGATAATAAGCTAAGGGTTATAAGGTCAATGTATGATGGAAAATTGAATGCAAAGATTTTATTAAAGGATAATCCATCTTACCTTATAACCTATCGTAGTGGCAGCATCCCGGTTGAAATGGCAAGTCTTAATGCAGAAGTTGTTAAAATGGAAACCCCAATAAGTGCTCAACCTGAATATCGTAGATTTATTGAATACATTGAAGCAGCAGTTGGTGCAGTTGATATTACCAAGGCAGATGTGATAGTGTCGGTGGGCAGAGGTATAAAAGATAAGGCAAACTTACCCATAATTGAAGACTTCGCAAAGGCGATCGGCGGTGTTATTGGATGCACAAGGCCCGTGGTAGATGCCGGCTGGCTTCCTAAAGAGCATCAGGTCGGTTCATCAGGGAAAACGGTCAAACCCAAATTATACATTGCCTTAGGAATCTCGGGTGCTTTCCAACATTTAATGGGTATGAAGAATTCTGATACTATCATTGCAGTCAATAAAGACCCCAATGCACCGATATTTAATGAGGCAGACTACGGTATTGTTGAAGACCTGTTTAAGGTTGTGCCGGTTTTAAAGAACAAAATTTTAGAATTAAAACAAGCAAAAGGATAATTTTAGAAATTGGAAGGTTATGAATAATTTACTAAAACTCAATCCTGAAATCCGTGAACTGCTTCTTGAGCAGGGTGCGGAAGATGCAATAAAATGTTATGAATGTGGCAGATGTATGGCTGCCTGCCCCTGGAATATGCTTGATGGTATAAATTATACAACATATCAGTTTCCTGATCTTGTGAGATTGGGTGCGATACTATGCAGTGAAGACAAAGACGCAGTCTGTCAGGAGACAAATGAAGTATTCCGCTGTGTTGGTTGTGATAGTTGTCTTTATGAATGTCCAAGGAAGGTTAATATTTCCAATATTCTTCGTTCTGCTCGTAGAATAATGATTGATTTTGGTTCTTATCCGGCTGAGTTGAAAAGTTTAATTTCGCGTTTAACGAGTAACAATAACCCCCTTGGTGAACCTCAAGAAAAAAGAAAAGACTGGGCACAGGGTTTAGATATAAAAGAGTATAATCCTGCACTTGAGAATCTTTTCTTCGTCTGCTGTATTACTGCCTACGACGCACGCGCAAAGAATGTGGCAAGGTCAATAGCACAGATATTCCAGAAAGCAGGTGTGAATTTCGGCATTGCAAGTGAAAAAGAAAGTTGTTGTGGTGAGGCAGTCAGGCGCACTGGCGGAGAAAAAGTTTTTCAATCGCTTTTTAATAATAATCTCAAGGCATTCA
This window encodes:
- a CDS encoding acyl-CoA dehydrogenase family protein; this translates as MILSEKHKEFREKVRAFADNEVAPRAKEIDKKGEFPWDLVKRMGELGFLALYIPKEYGGAGLDVLSYAIAVEEIGRVCGSTGIFLAAHSSLGVFPIYYAGTEEQKQKWLIPLAKGEKIGSFGLTEPNAGSDAAGTQTRFKLEGDRYIINGTKRFITSGHVADVIIFTATKDPALGYKGISAFVVEKGTPGFTPGKEEDKLGLRGSITSELIFEDCVIPKENILGQEGDGFKIFMETLDGGRISIGALALGIAQGALDASVKFVQENGLTKNQSIQSMIAEMATEIEAARLLVYNAAQLKDAGLPYVKESAMAKYYASTVGMKTTSMAIDIHGLLGITDEYPVERFLRDEKLMEIGEGTSEIQKIVIARQILGK
- a CDS encoding acyl-CoA dehydrogenase family protein — encoded protein: MGLIKFNNEQKLVQNEIRKFAVQEVEPLSRDIENEGRIPESVFKKLIELGLLSPIIPSEFGGAGMDTTSLCIIIEELSKSCASLGLILAANSLAGFVLLKFSSEKFKSYLNRLANGEIAGFSFDNGTRGLKIVQENPLIINGKNRFVLNGEIAHFYLLSLKTEKDSGLFVVEKTDAKKIVKPYLLGVKSAGIADIDFENLQISEESFIINSANITGAMEEINRYFALCLSAIALGIAQAALEASIKYSKERRQFNRPICDFPMVREMLAEMRIKIEAAKDIVYDTAIRVDSGEDYALASDIALATSAETAVYCGIKSVQVFGGYGYTKDYPVERYLRDAKSIQVIGQSGFVLREKIVRNLLG
- a CDS encoding electron transfer flavoprotein subunit alpha/FixB family protein, whose product is MAEIFTLVEHRQGTIRDITFELLTLGRRIAQSLNTKCTAILLTDDAEKFINQIKTQADRIIVMENGLFKDFNAEVYQIALAEIFKKESPFLVIIGHTAMGMDLGPALATNLNIPFSTDCLDVQVVDNKLRVIRSMYDGKLNAKILLKDNPSYLITYRSGSIPVEMASLNAEVVKMETPISAQPEYRRFIEYIEAAVGAVDITKADVIVSVGRGIKDKANLPIIEDFAKAIGGVIGCTRPVVDAGWLPKEHQVGSSGKTVKPKLYIALGISGAFQHLMGMKNSDTIIAVNKDPNAPIFNEADYGIVEDLFKVVPVLKNKILELKQAKG
- a CDS encoding (Fe-S)-binding protein, with translation MNNLLKLNPEIRELLLEQGAEDAIKCYECGRCMAACPWNMLDGINYTTYQFPDLVRLGAILCSEDKDAVCQETNEVFRCVGCDSCLYECPRKVNISNILRSARRIMIDFGSYPAELKSLISRLTSNNNPLGEPQEKRKDWAQGLDIKEYNPALENLFFVCCITAYDARAKNVARSIAQIFQKAGVNFGIASEKESCCGEAVRRTGGEKVFQSLFNNNLKAFKELNVKNTITISPHCYTIFNTEYRSHYNFQTFHYTQILFEQIKIGKIKPTKSFNKSVVYHDPCTLGRQSGIYEEPREILKSIPGLKLVEVPFFNRKNSVCCGAGSMGLWREYANEERLVNLRLKQLLATGAEIIAVACPYCLQMFEETLKAMNTDVRVMDVSEILAGAL
- a CDS encoding electron transfer flavoprotein subunit beta/FixA family protein, which codes for MNIIVCIKRVPQTAEADVKIDSSGKDIIKERLAFDMNESDSYALEEAILLKEKYGGSVTVISFGYPDTEDTLRIALAKGGDSAIRIKAEEMGETDGYKTAKVLSSVIKGLNYDLVLTGCMATDDGYSMVGQTLAELLGIPHATLVTKLEVSDKKLQVHRELEGGLLEHLELSLPALVTIQTGINTPRFASLIAIRRAASKEIKTIGKSELPSDIDTHSILEELFLPPVGKRAEILTGSADEVATKIAGIIKEKGLL
- a CDS encoding acyl-CoA dehydrogenase, giving the protein MNFDLTAEQKMLQDQVRKFAEAELAPLAPEIDKTGQFPWDNIKKCAKQGLLGIVVPEKYGGSGLDFVSLAIAIEEISRVCATTGVIVAVNNSLVTYPILTFGTEEQKQKYLPLLCSGEKIGAIGITEPNAGSDVAGMETTARLEGDYYVLNGTKRFITNGTEAGIYVVFAYTNKELKHKGMSAFIVERGTPGFTLGKHEDLMGIRASGNCELIFEDCKIPKSNLLGKEGDGFKICMNTLDVSRVDIGAQAVGVSQAALEAAIKYSKERKAFGQPICEFEMIQSMLAEMATQIHAARLLVYYAGYCKDKGMPRFSKESAMCKYYAATIAVDVTRKAVQIFGGYGYTKDYAVERFYRDAKILELYEGTSEIQKIVIARELIK